In one window of Chryseobacterium sp. JV274 DNA:
- a CDS encoding cyclase family protein, with protein sequence MKNNLIKIFGLATLLTLNSITFNAQTLVNPEDKSWFPSSYGAQDEIGAANLLTPEVVKQALGLVKQGKTLALAVPIDKKLPAFRHRSFNLYNIQPGEQGGKSIGPNKFTFNDELVNGWTGVGTQLNGIGHIGIDNIYYNGNKATDFVTVEGVKKLGVEKVPPFVTRGVVLDMTAHYGKSIVPGGTEFTVEDIKSVLKKQGLTLRKGDIILFNTGWLELIGKNNQQFLETEPGIGMDAAKWLADQGIVAFGGDTWASEVYPNPKSKEEFPINQFMLAKKGIYNLELIDSRPLVKQKVWEFLFVLGQPLYVGSTQVNVNPVAIY encoded by the coding sequence ATGAAAAATAATCTGATTAAAATATTCGGGTTAGCAACCCTATTGACTCTTAACAGCATTACATTCAATGCTCAGACACTTGTCAATCCGGAAGATAAATCATGGTTTCCTTCTTCTTACGGAGCGCAGGACGAAATAGGAGCTGCTAATTTATTGACTCCTGAAGTTGTAAAACAGGCTCTGGGACTGGTAAAACAGGGTAAAACCTTAGCTCTTGCAGTTCCTATTGACAAAAAACTTCCGGCTTTCAGACACAGAAGCTTCAATTTATATAATATCCAGCCCGGAGAACAGGGTGGAAAAAGCATAGGTCCCAATAAATTTACATTCAATGATGAGCTTGTAAACGGATGGACCGGAGTGGGAACCCAGCTGAACGGTATCGGACACATCGGTATTGACAATATTTACTACAACGGAAATAAAGCAACAGACTTTGTGACTGTGGAAGGCGTAAAAAAACTGGGAGTTGAAAAAGTCCCTCCTTTCGTAACCCGTGGTGTAGTCCTTGATATGACCGCTCATTATGGAAAATCAATAGTACCCGGAGGAACAGAATTTACGGTAGAAGATATCAAATCTGTTTTAAAGAAACAGGGCCTTACCCTGAGAAAAGGTGATATCATTCTTTTCAATACCGGATGGCTTGAATTGATCGGTAAAAACAATCAACAATTCTTAGAAACTGAACCGGGAATCGGAATGGATGCTGCAAAATGGCTTGCCGATCAGGGAATCGTAGCTTTTGGTGGTGACACCTGGGCTTCTGAAGTCTATCCTAATCCGAAAAGTAAAGAAGAATTTCCCATCAACCAGTTTATGCTGGCTAAAAAGGGAATTTATAATCTGGAACTGATCGACAGCCGACCTTTAGTGAAGCAAAAAGTCTGGGAATTTTTATTCGTATTGGGACAGCCTTTATACGTAGGCTCTACTCAGGTGAATGTGAATCCTGTGGCTATTTATTAA